Within the Opitutaceae bacterium TAV5 genome, the region GTAATTCGGTTCTGGATACCGGACGGCTCGTTTTCGAAGCGTCTTCCCGCCTCGTGCTCGATCCGCTGGCGGCGGGGCTGCACGCAGGCGTCCTCGATCTCGAAAGTCTGGACGGCGGCAAGATCGGCATCCTCATCCTCGGCTTCCAGGAGTTCGGTGTCGGCGAGAGCCTGGAGATTTTCTCCTTCGATTCCGTGGCCGGCCTTTACGGCACCGGTCTGGATGCCAACGACTACTTCGTTTTCGAAAACAGCCCGGACAGCAAATATGTGTTCACCTGGAAAGAGGGCGCGCTGGCTCTCACCGTCGTCCCCGAACCCTCGACCTGGGCGCTCGTTGTCGGGATCGGCAGCATCGGCTACATCGCCGCGATCCGGTTCCGGAAACGATAATACCGGTCTCCTGAAACCTCCGGATTTTTACACAAAGGCCGCAAAAAACGCAAAGTTCCAGGACGCCACCCCTTCGCGTCGGGTGTAGTCGGAAGTGATGGAAGCCGGATTGGCGGAAAACGTGGCACGGGCATCCCTGCCCGTGGACGGCGCAAAGCGCCGCCTTCCGGAACACGGGCTGGAAGCCCGTGCCACTTCATGGGCAAGGATGCCCATGCTACCTCTACTTCCGATTACACCCTTTCGCGACCTTTGCGGTCTTTGTGTAAAATCAGAGAGCGCAAAACACCGGCATAACCCTCTCCGATGATTTCTGTAATTATAATATAACTACATTTTATGGCGGAGCAGGCGGGAGGCTGCTGCGTCTCCGTCTCCTCCCTGGCCAACCCCGCTCAGGGCGACCACTGGACGTAGATGTTGGTGAAATTGCTGCCGCCCTTGATGCGGCCAAACATCGACGACGTCTCGAAAATGCCCGACCGGTGGTGGATGCCCACGCCCAGCCACCAGTCCTTGAGCGCTTTTTTCCGGACCACGTCGCCGATATTCAGGTCGAGCGAGAAATCCAGGTAGTTGAGCAGGTTGCTCGTCCGGTAGCCTTTCCTGTGCAGGCTGGTTTCCTCGTACCAGGTGATCGAGTCGGTGTACGACATGCCCTCGGCAAAGCCGAAGCGTATCCGCCAGGGCAGGGGAAACGTGTAGTAAAATTTCACGGCGAGCACGTATTCGGTGGCGGCGTCTTGTGCGGACGACGCGTAGTGGTGCACGATGCCCGGCGTCAGATACACCTCGACCGGCAGGCCCATGAATTCCTCCGCCAGCGGGTGCCCGTAAAAGAGCGAGGTCATCATGATCGTCTTGTCCCCTTCGGCGACCTTGCCCGTCATCGCTTCCCCGATCGTGGCATCGGTGCCGAAACCCTGCGCCAGCCGCCAGTACGGGCGGATCGAGAGGGCCGAAGCCGAGGCCGGAGCATTGTTTCCGGACATTTCCGGAAGACTGAAAAAGCCCACGCCGAGAAACGCCTCCCATTCGAACCGCTCGTCCACCACCGGGCTGGACCGGGCCGGGTGGTCGAGCATCGACGCCTCGACGGAGCCGATCAGGTAAAGGTTGCTGTAGAGATGACGGCGCATCTTCAGCCGCACGCGCATGTCGATGCCCGCATCCACGTCAAATTCGTCCATGCCGTAATAGTTGCTGTTGAACGACGACGTCTTCGCCCGCAGTTCCAGCTCCGGCTGAAATCGCCAGCCCGGCCACTCGATCCGCGTCCGCAACCGGGCGATGCCCTGCACATGGCCATCCACATCGCTCAGGATTTCCGTGTCCAGCCACCAGTCCGGCCGCAGCTGGAACGAGAGCTGCGCCCCCATGTCGAGCGCGTCGCTGCGGAGCTCGTTCTGGTATTCTTTCGGGATGTCGAAGAACCGGTAACGGGCGATGAAGTTGAGATCGACCTTTTCCTCGGACCACAGCCGGATGCCGCCTTCCAGGCCGCGGAGGAAAATGCGTTCACCTTCGTAGAAGAACAGCGGGACGATATCGGCGACGGTCTCGTCATCGGCCACGAAAGGCACGTCGGCGTAGCGCAGGCCCATGGCCACACCCCATTCGCGCGCGGGCCGGGTCGTCTCGACCACGGGAACGGCTGCGGCGGCGGGCGAGGTTTCCGCCGGTTCGCCGGCCCCGGACGCGGCTGTCGCCGAAAGCGCCAGACCGGCGCAACCAAGGAGGCCGCCAAGCCGGCGCGTTTTTCCAGAATTCTTCTCCATCGAAAATCTTGTGAGAAATCGGCCGGCTCCGGTCAAACCCGGGTTCCGGCTTGCGGTTTCAGCCAGACGCCTCAGCCCCTCAACCCTCGCCCGGCCCGTCCTGCTGCTTCGCGGAAGACAGAGGGATTGTCAGGCTCGCCGCGATCCTTCACGTTCGGCTCTTTTCCTTTTCACGCATCCTTCACCACACCGTTCCCGCCATGTCTTCTCTCTCCTGTCCGGCCTGCACACTCGATGACGTTCTCGAACACGCCGACCACTACGAATGCGCCACGTGCGGTCACGAGTGGCCGAAGGACGCGCCGGCCGAGGCCGCCCGCGTGGTCAAGGACGCCCACGGCACGCCGCTGGCCGATGGCGACAGCGTCGTTCTGATCAAGGACCTGAAGCTGCGCGGTTCCTCCCAGGTCCTGAAGCAGGGCACGAAAGCCAAAAACATCCGCCTCGTCGACGGCGACCACGAGATCGATTGCAAGATCGACGGCAGCCCGATGGCCCTCAAGGCCTGCTTCGTCAAAAAAGCCTGAGCGGCGCCGGTCGCCCGGGGTGCTCCGGGTTCGATGTTCCGACGCCTGTTCTTTCCCGCCCCGGGAGTGTTCGCCCGGCGGCGCCGTCCCTCACAGCCTGCCGAAGTAGAGCCGTGTCCGGTAACGGAAGCTCACGCGGCCGTCCGCCTCCGCATGGGCCGCGAAGAGGTTGCGGAGAGCGGCCACAAATGCCTCGTGCCCCGGCTGCCCGGGGTTAGGCGCATAGGACGACGACAGGGAACGCCCGACGAGTCCGTCGAGGTCGAAGCGCTGTTCGTTGGCCGTCTCGATGCATTCATGTCGTTCCGGTGCGAAAAACGCTGCGATGGCCGTCTCGTCGACGTTGGTGTGTTTCACCCGGCCATAGTCGCGGGCGTGTTGTTGCAGGAGTGCTTCGTAGCTGCGCAGGAAAGGCGTGGTGTCCGTCTCGCGTTCGTTCCAGACGAGGGCGACGTGGCCTCCCGGCCTGAGGATGCGTGCAAACTCGCGCCGTGCCGCCGCGTGGTCGAACCAGTGGAACGCTTGCCCCGCCGTCACCAGATCGACCGATGCTTCCGGCAAGGTCGTGGCCTCGGCCGTCGCTGCGACGCTCACGAACTCGCCTGCGCCGCGCGTACCGTTGGCGGTGCCGGCGGCATTGCCTGCCCCGTGTCCGCTGCCCAGCCACGCTTCGGCCGCTGCGCGCATGGCGTCGTTGGGCTCCACCGCGTACACACGCCTGACTAGCGGCAGGAGCAAGGCTGCAAGGATGCCGGTGCCCGAACCGACATCGGCCACGACGCTGGCGGGCGTCAGCCGCGCGCGTTCGCGCAGGGTTTCGAGCAGCGCCGCCGGGTAGGCCGGGCGATAGCGCACGTAGTTGGCCACGCGATCGGTGAAGCGGCGGGTGGAATCGGTGGCGGAGGGCATGGTGGATTGAAGTCCGGTAGTTTGAAGGAAGGTTCTGAAAAAAACATCTTTTACCGCGAAGGACGCGAAGGACACGAAGAAGCAGAAAAATGTGGAAATGGCGTATTTTTTTCCGAATCAAATAATTTTGTATCACCAAAGGAGCCTTGTTTTTGAGTTCTTCGCATCCTTGGCGTCCTTCGCGGTCAATTTTTGGAAACTCCCGTTTGAAATTGGACGTTGGCAGCGGGAAACGAGGAGAGCCGGGGGGGAGGGGGGGGACCTGGCCGAAGACGAACTTCAAATTTCCAACTTCCAATTTCCAACTCCGGCGACCTTTCCGCCTTCACTCCAGCCACACTGTCAGCATGTCGCGGTGATCGTCGCGGAAACCGGCTTTCGTGTAGATGGATTTGGCGCGCGGGTTGTGGTGGTGGACTTCCAGACGCAGCGCGAGCACGCCGCGTTGCCGCGCCCAGGTTTTTGTCAGATCGAGCGCGCACCGTCCCCAGCCGCGACCGCGCGCCGCGTCGCACAGGTAAAGTTCGTCGAGCAACGCGAACGGTCCGCCAAACTCCAGGCTGAAGCCGAGCGTGACCACGGCGTAGCCGGCTGTCGTGCCGGAGGCGCCGCCGGGAGCAGGCGCCTGCGCGGCGGGATCGACGAAGAGCAGGATCGCGCCGCAGGCGTCGTCGGCCACGATCAGGCGGAAAGCCCGGCGGGCGCGATCCTCCACGAAGTCGATCCGGTCCTCCGCGTAAAACGCGCGCATCATCGCCAGCACCTCCGCCTCGTCGGCCGCGGTGGCGATTCTCGTTTGCAGGGCTTGGGCTGTCATGACGGGCAAACGTTGTGGACGGGATTACGGCAATGGCGAGGCCATTGCCGCCCGCCCGCCTCGCTTTTTCTCACGAATTTCATCGTGATTTCACACTCGTTTCACCGTCGCCGGCGATGATCGGACGCCGGTAATGTTTTCCGGATCCATGCGCTCTCCCTTCACTCTCTCCGTCCACCTGCTTCGCGGCGTTGCCCTGTGCATCGCAACGCTCGCCGCGTGCGGACAACAGGCGGCCGCGTGGACGCAGGAGGTGTATGTGTGGCAACGCCTGCAAACCGCCCCCGCCGTGGCGGAAGCCCTGCGCCGGTCTGCTCCGCTCGTCGATGCGTTTCATGTGCTGGCCGCGGAGGTGGCATGGCCTGCCGGACCGGCTGGCGCCGGGCAATGGGCGCCGGTCGCCGTCGACTACGCCCGGCTGGCGGAAACCAGCAAGCCTGTCGGGCTCGTGCTGCGCGTGGGCGCGTTTTCGGGGAAAATGCAACGCGACGATGCCACCGCGCGCCTGCTCGCCGCGCGGGCGCGTTCGCTGCTGGCGACAGCGCGGGCAGTCGGGCTGGAGCCGGCGGAGCTCCAGATCGATTTCGATTGCGCGGAGTCGCGGCTGGCGGGTTACCGCGAATGGCTGGAAGCGCTGCGCGGCGCGCTCGACAGCGATGCACGCCATGCGCCGGCGGAGCCCGGAACGGGGATGCGCCGCGTGCCCTTGGTGTTCACCGCGCTGCCCGCCTGGTTGCGGCACGAAGAGGAGTTTGCGGAGCTGGCCCGCGTCTCCGACGGCTTCGTGCTCCAGGTCCATTCGCTCGACAAGCCGTCGTCGCCGGATGCTTTGCCGGAGCTGTGCGATCCGTCAAAGGTCGCCGGACACGTGGCGCGGGCGGGGAAAATCGCGGCGGCGGCGGGACGGACGTTTCGCGTGGCATTGCCGACCTACGGCTATCTGCTCGCCTTCGATGCACAGGGAAAGTTTTTCGCGCTCGCGGCGGAAGGAGACCGTCCGTCGTGGCCGGCAGGGACGCAGGTGCGCGTGACGGGGGCCGACCCGGAACAGATGAGCGATGTGGCGCGCTCGCTGGCGAACAACGCGCCGCCGTCCTGCACCGGCGTGGTGTGGTTTCGCCTGCCTGTGACGGGCGACCGGCTCAACTGGAGCCCTCCGACATTCGCCGCCGTGCTGGCAGGGCGCTCCCCGCGGCGCGGCCTGGAGGCGGTCGCCCGCTGGCCGGAGGCCGACGGCGGCTCGGGAAACGACGGCCTCGCGGAAATCATCCTCCTCAACACCGGCGAGAGGGCCGAACTCCTCCCCCGCGCTGTGCGCGTGACATTGTCCGGAAATCCGGCAACGCCGGATTCCCTTACCATCGCCGGCGCGGACGGGCTCGGCGGCTATCGCTGGGAAGCGCAGGCCGGTGAAGTTTCCGGCGTGCTGAGCGGCTGGCGCCTGCCGCCCGAAGCCTCCCTCGAGCCGGGCCGGCAGCGCAAACTCGGCTGGCTGCGATTTTCATCAGCCCCGCACGGACGGCACAACTCCCTTTCTCATGAACAGGACCCGAATACCCGACCTCTTCTCAAGCTCTATATTGTCGATGCTCCGTAACGCGAAACCGCGTCCGCCCGAAACGGTCGCATGGCTGGCGATCGCCACCCTTGCGCTTGCCGGCGCGGGTCAGGCCAGCGCCTGCGGACCGTTTTTTCCCAACACATATCTGGCAGCGCCGGATTCCGTCTTCGTGAACGCGCCGGAAGGTTTTTTCGGCGTCGAAATCGAACGAATCTCGCCGTCGGGCAAGATCGTCGTCCGCTCCTCCGGAAACGGATCGAATCCGGAAGATGAAGAGGAATCCGCGGAGGAAAGCGACGGACACCGGAGGGAAATCGACAACATCCTGCCCCGCTCCGTGCGCGAGGAGTTGCAGGCAGCCTTGTCCGCAGCCGGCACGGGGCCGGCCGATGCGGAAAAAATCCTGCGCGCGTACGCCGCCCGGCTCGGGAAGGAACAGGAAACGTCTCGTAACAAAAATACAGATACCGAAGGCCCGACAGACGGGAAGGCCGCTCCGCAACTTCCCCCGTGGCCGGAATGGCCGGCAAAGCTGCCGGCCGAATTCGCCCTCTACCTGCGCGGGGCCGAAGCCTGGCATGCCGGAGACGTGGACAAGGCGGCGGACCGCTGGCGGGCGTTGCTGGAGTTGCCCGCAGGCGAGCGGCGTCATCGTGCGGTATGGGCCGCGTACATGCTCGGACGCGTCGCGCTGGAACGGATGCCGGAAGGCGCGGAGGCATCGGCGGCCGCAGAGGAAGCGAACCGGCGTTTTCTCGAAACAGAACGGCTTGCTGCCGAAGGTTTCTCTGACGCGCTCGATCTGCGCGGCTCCGCCGCCGGCACGCGCGGGAGGCTGGCCCTGCGGGCGGGCGATTTTGCGCAGGCTCTCGGCTGTTACCTCGACCAGTACGCGACGGGCGACGGCACGGCGCTGGCGTCGTTGCAGCAGGTGGTGGCCCGGGTGGCGGACGCCCCGCCGGAGACACTCGACGCCGTGGCGGCCGACCGGCGCGCGCGACAGGTGGTGACGCTCTGGTTTCTCTCACGTTTTCACAGCAGCTACGATTATGACGCCTCGTCGCAACGCGTCGAAAAACTGCACCGCTGGGCGGATGCCCTCGCCCGGGCGGGTGCGCGCGACATGGCCGAGGCGTCACGACTCGCATGGCTGGCCTACGAAGGCGGCGACACGGAGCGGGCGCGCACGTGGCTGGAAATGGCCCGACCGGACGAACCGGAGGTGCGCTGGATCCGCGCCAAGCTGGCGCTGCGCGAGGGCAGGCTGGCCGAAGCGGCCTCACACCTGCAACTTGCCGCCGCGGATGCCACCTTGGCCGCACCGTACCGCGAGCAGGTGCTGGCGGAGCTGGGGCGCGTGCGTCTGTCGCTCGGCGACGCCAGCGGATCGCTGAGGGCGTGGATGGATGGCGGCCACTGGGCGGATGCGGCCTATGTGGCCGAGCGTGTGCTGCCGCTGGACGAGTTGCGCGCATTTGTGGACGGGTACCTCCGCCCGCCCTTGCCGGTAACCGGCTACGGGGACTGGTACTGGACGCCGCGCCGGTCGATGCTTTCGGAGCGCCCCGTGGACAATCCCCCGCAGGCACTGCGGGCGCTGCTTGCGCGCCGGCTGGCGCGTGAAAACAAACCGGAGGAGGCGATGCGGTATTTTTCGGCGGATACACGCGAACTCTACGCGGGCTACATCGCGCAAGTGCGCGCCGGCTTCGATATATCCCTGTCCGCGACGGAACGGGCTGACGCATTCTGGCGGGCGGCCCGGATCATCCGCGAACACGGTATGGAGCTGATCGGCACCGAACTGGAGCCGGATTATGCCATCTGGGGCGGCAATTACTGGCAACAGAACACCGTCGCCGGCCGACTCGCGCTCCACGGCCCCCTCGCACCGCCGGCGGCGGAACGCGAGCAGACGGAGGACAGAAACCGCAAGATGCCGACGAAGCGCTTCAGTTACCGTTACCGGGCAGCCGACCTCGCGTGGTGGGCGGCGTCGCTTCTGCCCAACGACGACGAGCGCACCGCCGAAATCCTCACGACGGCGGGCGGGTGGCTCCGCTGGCGCGATCCGTCAGCGGCCAACCGCTTTTACCAGGCGCTCGTCATCCGTTGCGGCAATACACCCGCCGGCCGCGCGGCTACGGAGAAGCGTTGGTTTCCGTAGCGCGACGCGCGGGGCGACCGCGTTTCATGCCTTATCCCGCCAGCGCCGCGGCGATGCGAGCGAGCGCTTTTTCGACGTTCTCGCGCGAGTTGAACGCGCTGATGCGCACGTGCCCCTCGCCGCACTTGCCGAAGCCGGCTCCGGGCGTGCAGACGACCTGCGCCTTCTCCAGCAACAGATCGAAAAACTCCCACGAATCGCGGCCGGTGTTGATCCAGATGTAGGGCGCGTTGTCGCCGCCCACGCAGGAGAAGCCTAGCTTTTGCACGGCCTCGCGGATGAGCGCGGCGTTGGCCAGATAATAATCCGTCGTCGCTTTCACCTGGCGCTGGCCTTCGGCCGTGTAAACCGCGGCGGCGGCTTTCTGCACCGGATACGACACGCCGTTGAACTTCGTCGTGTGGCGGCGGTTCCAGAGCGCGTGCAGCGAATGCGTGTTGCCCGCGGCGTCCCAGGCGACGAGCGACTTCGGCACCACCGTGTACGCGCAGCGCGTGCCGGTGAAGCCGGCGGTCTTGGAAAAGCTGCGGAACTCGATCGCCACCTCGCGCGCGCCGGGGATTTCGTAGATCGAGTGCGGGATCTCCGGATCGCGGATGAACGCCTCGTAGGCGCTGTCGAAGAGGATGATCGCCTTGTTCGCCTTCGCGTAGGCCACCCAGGCCGCGAGTTGCGCGCGCGTGGCGACGGCGCCGGTCGGGTTGTTGGGGAAACACAGGTAGATCAGGTCGGCCGCGGCCGCGGGCACCGCCGGCACGTAGCCGTTGGCCGGCGTGCTTTCCAGGTAGGTGATGCCGGCGTAGCGTCCGTCGGTGTTCGCGCCGGTGCGGCCGGCCATCACGTTGGTGTCCACATAAACCGGATACACGGGGTCGGGGATGGCGAGGATGAGGCCTTCGGTGGCGAAGATCTCCTGGATGTTGCCGCAATCGCACTTGGCGCCGTCGGAGACAAAAATCTCGTCGGCCGCGATGTCGCAGCCGCGCGCCGCGTAGTCGCCGGCGGCGATGGCCTCGCGCAGGAAGGCGTAGCCCTGCTCGGGACCGTAGCCCTTGAAGGTCTCGCGCTTCGCCATCTCGTCCACGCCGGCGTGAAACGCCTCCA harbors:
- a CDS encoding MltA-interacting protein MipA, which codes for MEKNSGKTRRLGGLLGCAGLALSATAASGAGEPAETSPAAAAVPVVETTRPAREWGVAMGLRYADVPFVADDETVADIVPLFFYEGERIFLRGLEGGIRLWSEEKVDLNFIARYRFFDIPKEYQNELRSDALDMGAQLSFQLRPDWWLDTEILSDVDGHVQGIARLRTRIEWPGWRFQPELELRAKTSSFNSNYYGMDEFDVDAGIDMRVRLKMRRHLYSNLYLIGSVEASMLDHPARSSPVVDERFEWEAFLGVGFFSLPEMSGNNAPASASALSIRPYWRLAQGFGTDATIGEAMTGKVAEGDKTIMMTSLFYGHPLAEEFMGLPVEVYLTPGIVHHYASSAQDAATEYVLAVKFYYTFPLPWRIRFGFAEGMSYTDSITWYEETSLHRKGYRTSNLLNYLDFSLDLNIGDVVRKKALKDWWLGVGIHHRSGIFETSSMFGRIKGGSNFTNIYVQWSP
- a CDS encoding alkylphosphonate utilization protein, which produces MSSLSCPACTLDDVLEHADHYECATCGHEWPKDAPAEAARVVKDAHGTPLADGDSVVLIKDLKLRGSSQVLKQGTKAKNIRLVDGDHEIDCKIDGSPMALKACFVKKA
- a CDS encoding methyltransferase: MPSATDSTRRFTDRVANYVRYRPAYPAALLETLRERARLTPASVVADVGSGTGILAALLLPLVRRVYAVEPNDAMRAAAEAWLGSGHGAGNAAGTANGTRGAGEFVSVAATAEATTLPEASVDLVTAGQAFHWFDHAAARREFARILRPGGHVALVWNERETDTTPFLRSYEALLQQHARDYGRVKHTNVDETAIAAFFAPERHECIETANEQRFDLDGLVGRSLSSSYAPNPGQPGHEAFVAALRNLFAAHAEADGRVSFRYRTRLYFGRL
- a CDS encoding GCN5 family acetyltransferase; protein product: MTAQALQTRIATAADEAEVLAMMRAFYAEDRIDFVEDRARRAFRLIVADDACGAILLFVDPAAQAPAPGGASGTTAGYAVVTLGFSLEFGGPFALLDELYLCDAARGRGWGRCALDLTKTWARQRGVLALRLEVHHHNPRAKSIYTKAGFRDDHRDMLTVWLE
- a CDS encoding aspartate aminotransferase (catalyzes the interconversion of tetrahydrodipicolinate and L,L-diaminopimelate in lysine biosynthesis); this encodes MIRINENYLKLKASYLFADIARRVTAYTAAHPDKPVIRLGIGDVTEPLPPACVEAFHAGVDEMAKRETFKGYGPEQGYAFLREAIAAGDYAARGCDIAADEIFVSDGAKCDCGNIQEIFATEGLILAIPDPVYPVYVDTNVMAGRTGANTDGRYAGITYLESTPANGYVPAVPAAAADLIYLCFPNNPTGAVATRAQLAAWVAYAKANKAIILFDSAYEAFIRDPEIPHSIYEIPGAREVAIEFRSFSKTAGFTGTRCAYTVVPKSLVAWDAAGNTHSLHALWNRRHTTKFNGVSYPVQKAAAAVYTAEGQRQVKATTDYYLANAALIREAVQKLGFSCVGGDNAPYIWINTGRDSWEFFDLLLEKAQVVCTPGAGFGKCGEGHVRISAFNSRENVEKALARIAAALAG